The following coding sequences lie in one Candidatus Kinetoplastibacterium sorsogonicusi genomic window:
- a CDS encoding pyridoxal-phosphate dependent enzyme — MQNISSKHDIIVAANNLKNIIFETPIINSLLIDDMLRMKVFFKCENLQHTGSFKFRGAFNAVSNVNLHDKKRGIVSFSSGNHGQAMSLACKILKYDSTILMPIDAPLIKINGAKYYGSNVIFYNRYTDDREKISQDIILEKGFSLISPYDNNDVISGAGTIAKEIFEKIKNIDAIMIPLGGGSLLSGCATYIRSINSKCKIYGIEPENGNDGQISFRNKSLTKINVPNTIADGAQTQQIGYKNFEIIKKYVDDIFTVKDSEIINAMNIIAQYSKLIVEPTGAMGLAFLLKHKEKFFHKNVVIILSGGNIDINKFCQLINKN, encoded by the coding sequence ATGCAAAATATATCCTCTAAACATGACATAATAGTAGCAGCTAATAATTTGAAAAATATAATTTTTGAAACGCCTATTATTAATTCATTATTAATAGATGATATGTTAAGAATGAAGGTATTTTTTAAATGTGAAAATCTACAACATACAGGATCTTTTAAATTTCGTGGTGCTTTTAATGCCGTTTCTAATGTAAATTTACATGATAAAAAAAGAGGTATTGTTAGTTTTTCCTCTGGAAATCATGGACAAGCTATGTCTTTAGCTTGTAAAATATTAAAATATGATTCTACAATTTTGATGCCAATAGATGCTCCGTTAATAAAAATTAATGGAGCAAAATATTATGGAAGTAATGTTATATTTTATAACAGATATACTGATGATCGTGAAAAAATTAGTCAAGATATTATTTTAGAAAAAGGATTTTCATTAATTTCTCCATATGATAATAATGATGTAATATCTGGAGCAGGTACTATTGCAAAAGAAATTTTTGAAAAAATTAAAAATATAGATGCTATAATGATACCATTAGGAGGAGGTAGTTTACTGTCTGGGTGTGCTACTTACATACGTTCTATCAATTCTAAATGCAAAATTTATGGTATTGAACCAGAAAATGGTAATGATGGACAAATTTCTTTTAGAAACAAATCTTTAACAAAAATAAATGTACCAAATACTATAGCAGATGGAGCACAAACACAACAAATTGGGTATAAAAATTTTGAAATTATAAAAAAATATGTTGATGATATATTTACTGTAAAAGATTCAGAAATTATTAATGCTATGAACATTATAGCTCAATACAGTAAATTAATTGTAGAACCAACAGGTGCTATGGGCTTGGCATTTTTATTAAAACATAAAGAAAAATTTTTTCATAAAAATGTTGTTATAATATTAAGTGGAGGTAATATTGATATAAATAAATTTTGTCAATTAATAAATAAAAATTGA
- the metG gene encoding methionine--tRNA ligase, with amino-acid sequence MQRTIFVTTALPYANGELHIGHIMEYIQADIWVRSMRMSKHTVYFIGADDAHGAPIMLKAEKEGITPEELVKRYTTNRQQYFKGFYISFDHWDTTLSKENKDLSCKFYKELKKQGLIYSKFIDQFYDPMKDMFLSDRYIRGTCPECNANDQYGDSCEKCGSVYSPMDLINPYSSLTGEKPIIKSSEHFFFKLSDPKCVNFLETWVHGKNRHGQLHLQEEVSSKIKEWLNIVDNKILIKDWDISRDAPYFGIEIPDTKDKFFYVWLDAPIGYLSSFKIYCEKNNINFDEIIKPDSNIEQIHFIGKDITYFHALFWPAMTNFAMYKVPDRLNVHGFITINNEKMSKSRGTGLSPLKYLNIGMNPEWLRYYLATKLNGTIADIDFNKKDFINRINSDLVGKFANLASRSSKFINEYFQGILYYDDNTKLSLQNEIINFIEKIKLLFENHNYSKSLREIMSFNDSANKDFDKAKPWLIAKEINFNQFLKNQLHLTCSIALAKFRAISIALSPVLPNISANIAKNVFGNKNEFIWQDAHILPYKINHFKHLINRIDEKIMEKLFDSNDTSDQKNHNDVNIINNNYITIEDVAKIDMRVAKIIDCHEIINSEKMLSFTLDIGQNKYITVFSGIKNSYDPESLIGKFTIVIVNLQPRKMRFGISEGMILAASDSNDKNDKIYLLEPHNGAYAGMKIK; translated from the coding sequence ATGCAAAGAACTATTTTTGTAACAACAGCTCTACCTTATGCTAATGGGGAATTACATATAGGTCATATCATGGAATATATACAAGCTGACATTTGGGTAAGATCTATGAGAATGTCAAAACATACTGTATATTTTATTGGAGCAGACGATGCACATGGTGCACCTATTATGTTAAAAGCTGAAAAAGAAGGTATTACTCCAGAAGAATTAGTTAAACGTTATACAACAAACAGACAACAATATTTTAAAGGGTTTTATATTAGTTTTGACCATTGGGATACAACTTTATCTAAAGAAAATAAAGATTTATCTTGTAAATTTTATAAAGAACTAAAAAAACAAGGTCTAATATATAGTAAATTTATAGATCAATTTTATGATCCTATGAAAGATATGTTTTTATCTGATAGATATATAAGAGGCACTTGTCCAGAATGTAATGCAAATGATCAATATGGTGATTCTTGTGAAAAATGTGGTTCAGTATATTCTCCAATGGATTTAATAAATCCATATTCTTCATTAACTGGTGAAAAACCAATAATTAAGTCTTCTGAACATTTTTTCTTTAAATTATCAGATCCTAAATGTGTAAATTTTCTAGAAACTTGGGTACATGGAAAAAATAGGCATGGACAATTACACCTTCAAGAAGAAGTTTCATCAAAAATTAAGGAATGGTTAAATATTGTTGATAATAAAATTCTTATAAAAGATTGGGACATATCACGTGATGCTCCATATTTTGGTATAGAAATACCTGATACTAAAGATAAATTTTTTTATGTATGGCTTGATGCTCCAATTGGATATTTGTCATCATTCAAAATATATTGTGAAAAAAACAATATCAATTTTGATGAAATAATAAAACCAGATAGTAATATTGAACAAATACATTTTATAGGAAAAGATATAACATATTTTCATGCTTTATTTTGGCCTGCTATGACAAATTTTGCTATGTATAAAGTTCCAGATAGATTAAATGTACATGGATTTATTACTATAAATAATGAAAAAATGTCTAAAAGTAGAGGTACTGGATTATCTCCTTTAAAGTATCTTAATATAGGAATGAATCCAGAATGGTTAAGATACTATTTAGCAACTAAACTAAATGGAACAATTGCAGATATTGATTTTAATAAAAAAGATTTTATTAATCGTATTAATAGTGATCTAGTTGGTAAATTTGCAAACCTTGCAAGCCGTTCTTCTAAATTTATTAATGAATATTTTCAAGGGATTCTATATTATGACGATAACACTAAATTATCATTACAAAATGAAATAATAAATTTTATTGAAAAAATTAAATTACTTTTTGAAAATCATAATTATAGTAAATCATTAAGAGAAATTATGTCTTTTAATGATTCAGCAAATAAGGATTTTGACAAAGCTAAACCTTGGTTGATAGCAAAAGAAATTAATTTTAATCAATTTTTAAAAAATCAATTACATTTAACTTGTTCTATAGCCTTGGCAAAATTTAGAGCAATATCAATTGCTTTATCACCAGTCTTACCTAATATTTCAGCAAATATTGCAAAAAATGTATTTGGTAATAAAAATGAATTTATATGGCAAGATGCTCATATATTGCCATATAAAATAAATCATTTTAAACATTTAATTAATAGAATAGATGAAAAAATTATGGAAAAATTGTTTGATTCTAATGATACATCAGATCAAAAAAATCATAATGATGTAAATATAATTAATAATAACTATATTACTATTGAAGATGTAGCAAAAATAGATATGCGTGTTGCAAAAATTATAGATTGTCATGAAATCATAAATTCAGAAAAAATGTTATCCTTTACTTTAGATATAGGACAAAATAAATATATAACAGTTTTTTCTGGTATTAAAAATTCTTATGATCCTGAATCTTTAATAGGTAAATTCACAATTGTCATTGTAAATTTACAACCACGAAAAATGAGGTTTGGTATATCAGAAGGCATGATATTAGCTGCATCAGATAGCAATGATAAAAACGATAAAATATATCTATTAGAACCACATAATGGCGCATATGCCGGCATGAAAATTAAATAA
- a CDS encoding Mrp/NBP35 family ATP-binding protein, producing MVSNNIKKLDNVKNIIAIVSGKGGVGKSTISVNIALALTKLGANVGILDADIYGPSIPLLLGVKDSKNILDNNKINPIQAHGLQINSIGFFIDEESPVMWRGPMASKCLEQLLYLTTWQNIDYLILDMPPGTGDISISLISALPKVTSIIITTSQNIALSDVNKSMLMMKKFNIPMLGVIENMSNFKCAYCGNSENIFSKNGGQFISKKYNVDLLGNIPFSIEMMKNLDNGIIESCNNVDNEISSIFLNIAKKIVNKLSILNNLEQEKNHSKEGKIPIFFKKMYKSK from the coding sequence ATGGTTTCTAATAATATAAAAAAATTAGATAATGTAAAAAATATTATCGCAATTGTTTCTGGTAAAGGTGGTGTAGGAAAAAGTACTATATCTGTTAACATAGCATTAGCATTAACAAAATTGGGTGCTAATGTTGGAATATTAGATGCCGATATATATGGACCTAGTATTCCATTATTATTGGGAGTTAAAGATAGTAAAAATATACTTGATAATAATAAAATTAATCCAATACAAGCACATGGCTTACAAATTAATTCAATAGGTTTTTTTATAGATGAAGAATCTCCTGTAATGTGGAGAGGTCCCATGGCATCTAAATGTTTAGAACAATTGTTATATTTAACAACATGGCAAAATATTGATTATTTAATCTTAGATATGCCACCTGGTACTGGAGATATTTCAATTAGTTTAATTAGTGCCTTACCAAAGGTAACCTCAATAATTATTACTACATCACAAAATATAGCTCTTAGTGATGTGAACAAAAGTATGCTAATGATGAAAAAGTTTAATATACCTATGTTAGGAGTAATAGAGAATATGTCAAATTTTAAATGCGCATATTGTGGTAATAGTGAAAATATTTTTAGTAAAAATGGAGGTCAATTTATTTCGAAAAAATATAATGTAGATCTTTTAGGAAATATACCATTTAGTATAGAAATGATGAAGAATTTAGATAATGGGATCATTGAATCATGTAATAATGTTGATAATGAAATTTCTTCTATATTTTTAAATATTGCAAAAAAAATTGTTAATAAATTATCAATATTAAATAATTTAGAACAGGAAAAAAATCATTCAAAAGAAGGAAAAATTCCTATTTTTTTCAAAAAAATGTATAAATCTAAATAA
- a CDS encoding autotransporter assembly complex protein TamA: MNLNITLFFLIFFSIISNAEASCPSFIIKSKIITPDTIKIIENSVNSVAILFKDSKETDLLRYYARNAAISALASDGYFSPIVDLNIYINNEQEIWLFSIDPGDRTIISNIDICFKGAIQNQKFDNRLQILKKNCPLKIGDPFINDNWNKAKSYLLNSISSNNFLLAKIINSYVLINKDDSFASLHIEIDSGPEIFMGPIHFHGFKKIPPKFINNYIRYNEGDEFKQEILNNWQQKLQSLKFFHGAFVYIDNSYIDKYNISKYHSSSKNYNINNLKSLTLPIHISVSEVPTIHMSSSIGIDSNAGIRLESIYKKNIIMGIPTSLSTGFGLDRFRQKIFLDFDLLPNANMSNDSMGILFDRSNSNGLDVKRIAFGFTRSKQETIYSGLSDRKIQYDNRIGSILAHDIVKSKTGNILNLPSLNLTSEWIRRNVDNKYNTRQGSLLSLRCGAGITLNKFHPYCLSKIKLQKWFPIAKYDVITFRSEIGKIWKEHTQIYNDFSFRTGGTRAIRGYSYHSLGSKYENSMEGVSSLAIFSSGYDHYFNKRLGIGIFIDAGDASLSFLDMKFASGYGLGMRFLTPAGPLLFDLAYGHREKKFKLHFSLGISF, encoded by the coding sequence ATGAATTTAAATATAACTTTATTTTTTCTTATATTTTTTTCTATTATTAGTAATGCAGAAGCTAGTTGTCCATCTTTTATAATCAAATCTAAAATTATTACACCAGATACTATCAAAATAATTGAAAATTCTGTTAATTCTGTTGCTATATTATTTAAAGATAGTAAGGAGACAGATCTATTAAGATATTATGCTAGAAATGCAGCTATTTCTGCTTTAGCTTCAGATGGTTATTTTTCTCCTATTGTTGATTTAAATATTTATATTAATAATGAACAAGAAATTTGGTTGTTTTCTATAGATCCTGGTGATCGTACTATTATATCTAATATAGATATATGTTTTAAAGGTGCTATTCAAAATCAAAAATTTGATAATAGATTGCAAATTTTAAAAAAAAATTGTCCTTTAAAAATTGGAGATCCTTTTATTAATGATAATTGGAATAAAGCAAAATCATATTTATTAAACTCTATATCTTCAAATAATTTTTTATTGGCAAAGATAATAAATTCATATGTTTTAATTAATAAAGATGATTCTTTTGCTTCTTTACACATTGAAATAGATAGTGGACCTGAAATTTTCATGGGTCCTATACATTTCCATGGTTTTAAAAAAATTCCACCAAAATTTATAAATAATTATATTAGGTATAATGAAGGAGATGAATTTAAGCAAGAAATTTTAAATAATTGGCAACAAAAATTACAATCTTTAAAATTTTTTCATGGAGCTTTTGTCTATATTGATAATTCATATATTGATAAATATAATATATCAAAATATCATTCTAGTTCGAAAAATTATAATATTAATAATTTAAAAAGCTTAACCTTGCCTATTCATATTTCTGTTTCTGAAGTACCTACAATTCATATGTCTTCATCTATTGGTATAGATAGTAATGCAGGAATTCGCTTAGAATCCATTTATAAGAAAAATATTATTATGGGAATTCCTACATCATTATCTACTGGTTTTGGTTTAGATCGTTTTAGACAAAAAATATTTTTAGATTTTGATTTACTTCCAAATGCCAATATGAGTAATGATTCTATGGGTATATTATTCGATAGATCAAATAGTAATGGTTTAGATGTCAAAAGAATTGCTTTTGGTTTTACTAGATCAAAACAAGAAACTATTTATAGTGGTTTGTCAGATAGAAAAATCCAATATGATAATAGAATAGGATCTATATTAGCACATGATATTGTCAAATCTAAAACAGGTAATATTCTTAATTTACCATCATTAAATTTAACATCAGAATGGATAAGAAGAAATGTAGATAATAAATATAATACCAGACAAGGAAGCTTATTATCTTTAAGATGTGGAGCTGGAATTACTTTAAATAAATTTCATCCTTACTGTTTATCAAAAATTAAATTACAAAAATGGTTTCCTATTGCAAAATATGATGTAATTACATTTAGAAGTGAAATTGGTAAAATTTGGAAAGAGCATACACAGATATATAATGATTTTAGTTTTCGTACTGGAGGAACTAGAGCTATTAGAGGTTATAGTTACCATAGTTTAGGTTCTAAATATGAAAATTCTATGGAAGGAGTTTCTTCACTTGCTATATTTAGTTCAGGATATGACCATTATTTTAATAAACGTCTTGGCATAGGTATTTTTATAGATGCTGGAGATGCATCACTATCATTTTTAGATATGAAATTTGCAAGTGGTTATGGTTTAGGTATGAGATTTTTAACGCCTGCTGGACCTTTGCTATTTGATTTAGCTTATGGACATCGTGAAAAAAAATTTAAATTACATTTTTCTTTAGGAATTTCATTTTGA
- a CDS encoding translocation/assembly module TamB domain-containing protein — protein MKSLLNNINFHHNIKIQGSFLNGVCIDELVLFNNDIKIEIHGLKLNFLWHDLLNKTLCLRNVSLQEINISCKEIHGQNYIKEYSKFQYNVFGYFLSQLYLKKLEINKLSIFSLGEKRIKFFINNIDSNIIINKNQCNINVNNLYFSNHFTSSNFRGGIIIHNMDNLPFELNFSANGKFQKILNYKKEHIEIIQNNIQKSKIEILGKINGNLKLAILDSYIKSKNFTCNCKSEFTILEKILFKNIDFNLYQANNFNCLSVFFSSNIFNKFSNISKKKLFGNIKISNFFFNINGKKSLISMSIDISTKLDNSNLLNIIDFSVNLNNATYIYDQSCNLFLKGYINFNKIYENIFLYNFNDIKNVYFKSYFILGKNNWNVIGNWNNNYGNLKLNNITKTYSSNINLNIVGDINYHICKINICSNDIKNPVNIKLIFSGSYYKNNINGHIKNIWSNEIFLIKANTPNFYIENKDSIKFNLMYGYKNINWYIGKFCLDLKDLDGNIISINHENTIGFNSTWKTSGKVNNFIFNPIYFNQKNNFRTKKLKQFYQDNEKQQLKCDIDWCLSFNDINNHNEGLNGHIYIYNKCMKIFSLDINSLKFNKSKISIKLNINSNLFGYIKSDICNISMHRNFTKLSFFLERNSYGYINANLHNLGLFNYIIDNSFKVNGHFKMNIILKNNIDLNGYINGQNLNIISIADGIKLLNGSLIANIKKDKIVIHKLKFPSILKIETPKKFIKKLSNELIIDHNSSLNLEGVWNFYKNIGKCTVIFNKFPLIQREDRCSIISGQLYINAIDSKKIFMNGDLTVNRGWVSLEILKGISKIDDDILFSKDNIIDFNRKLKSKINFFVDLNIDIGKNFYATGLGLSTGLFGNIHFMSKKDNQLIGVGDLNTSNGLIEIYGQKLHLTRGKLTFQGRLDNPLLDIEALRSGELIEAGIKVTGALQNPKIDIVSYPDVSDIQKLSWLIFGRGLDNSGSDAALLVSLGSAMIGSGEPLYKQLGLSDLSIKNGLIGTYSSLLPGYTVAGSINDNFGNLAHQFLTISKKFNNGISVSIEQSLSSEDIISKLSYSILKNISIDIKCGSVKGIAIIYSSFFNN, from the coding sequence TTGAAAAGTTTATTAAATAATATAAATTTTCATCATAATATTAAAATTCAAGGTTCTTTTTTAAATGGGGTTTGTATAGATGAATTAGTATTATTCAATAATGATATCAAAATAGAAATACATGGATTAAAACTAAATTTTCTATGGCATGATTTATTAAATAAAACTTTATGTTTAAGAAATGTTTCTTTACAAGAAATAAATATTTCTTGTAAAGAAATACATGGTCAAAATTACATTAAAGAATATAGTAAATTTCAATATAATGTTTTTGGTTATTTTTTGTCACAATTATATTTAAAAAAATTAGAAATAAATAAATTAAGCATATTTTCTTTAGGTGAAAAAAGAATAAAATTCTTTATTAATAATATTGATTCTAATATTATCATTAATAAAAATCAATGTAATATAAATGTAAATAATCTATATTTTAGTAATCATTTTACTAGTAGTAATTTTAGGGGGGGGATAATTATTCATAATATGGATAACCTACCTTTTGAATTGAATTTTAGTGCAAATGGAAAATTTCAAAAAATCTTAAATTATAAAAAAGAACACATAGAAATTATTCAAAATAACATACAAAAATCTAAAATAGAAATTTTAGGTAAAATAAATGGAAATTTAAAACTTGCTATATTAGATAGTTACATAAAATCTAAAAACTTTACATGTAATTGTAAATCAGAATTTACTATTTTAGAAAAAATTCTATTCAAAAATATCGATTTTAATCTTTATCAAGCAAATAATTTTAATTGTTTATCAGTATTTTTTTCAAGTAATATTTTTAATAAATTTAGTAATATTTCTAAAAAAAAATTATTTGGCAACATAAAAATAAGTAATTTTTTTTTTAATATCAATGGTAAAAAATCATTAATATCAATGTCAATTGATATTAGTACAAAATTAGATAATTCAAATTTATTAAATATAATTGATTTTAGTGTTAATTTAAATAATGCAACTTATATATATGATCAATCATGCAATTTATTTTTAAAAGGGTATATAAATTTTAATAAGATCTATGAAAATATATTTTTATATAATTTTAATGATATTAAAAATGTATATTTCAAATCTTATTTTATATTAGGTAAAAATAATTGGAATGTTATAGGTAATTGGAACAATAATTATGGAAATTTAAAATTAAATAATATTACAAAAACATATTCATCAAATATAAATTTGAATATTGTTGGTGATATTAATTACCATATTTGTAAAATAAATATTTGTTCAAATGATATTAAAAATCCAGTTAATATTAAATTAATATTTTCAGGATCTTATTATAAAAATAATATAAATGGACATATAAAAAATATATGGTCTAATGAAATTTTTTTGATAAAAGCTAATACACCTAATTTTTATATAGAAAATAAAGATTCTATTAAATTTAATTTGATGTATGGATATAAAAATATTAACTGGTATATAGGCAAATTTTGTTTAGATTTAAAAGATTTAGATGGAAATATTATTTCGATTAATCATGAAAATACTATAGGATTTAATAGTACTTGGAAAACATCAGGCAAAGTAAATAATTTTATATTTAACCCTATATATTTCAATCAAAAAAATAATTTTAGAACAAAAAAATTAAAACAATTTTACCAAGATAATGAAAAACAACAATTAAAATGTGATATTGATTGGTGTTTGTCTTTTAATGATATTAATAATCATAACGAAGGTTTAAATGGTCATATATACATATATAATAAATGTATGAAAATTTTTAGCCTAGATATTAATTCATTGAAATTTAATAAAAGTAAGATAAGTATCAAATTAAATATAAATAGTAACTTATTTGGATATATAAAATCAGATATTTGTAATATTTCAATGCATAGAAATTTCACTAAATTATCATTTTTCTTAGAAAGAAACTCATATGGATATATTAATGCTAATTTACATAATTTAGGTTTATTTAATTATATTATTGATAATAGCTTTAAAGTTAATGGCCATTTTAAAATGAATATTATTTTAAAAAATAATATAGATTTAAATGGCTATATAAATGGACAAAATTTAAATATTATAAGTATTGCTGATGGAATTAAATTATTGAATGGCTCGTTAATAGCCAATATCAAAAAAGATAAAATTGTTATTCATAAATTAAAATTTCCATCAATATTAAAAATTGAAACTCCTAAAAAATTTATTAAAAAATTATCTAATGAATTAATAATAGATCATAATAGCTCTCTTAATTTAGAAGGTGTTTGGAATTTTTATAAAAATATTGGTAAATGTACTGTAATTTTCAATAAATTTCCCTTAATTCAGCGTGAAGACAGATGCTCAATAATTTCAGGTCAATTATATATTAATGCAATTGATTCTAAAAAAATTTTTATGAATGGAGATTTAACAGTAAATCGTGGATGGGTAAGCTTAGAAATATTAAAAGGTATATCTAAAATAGATGATGATATACTGTTTAGTAAAGATAACATTATAGATTTTAATAGAAAACTTAAATCAAAAATAAATTTTTTCGTAGATCTAAATATAGATATTGGAAAAAATTTTTATGCAACTGGACTGGGATTATCTACTGGATTATTTGGTAATATTCATTTTATGTCTAAAAAAGATAATCAATTGATTGGGGTAGGTGATTTGAATACATCAAATGGATTGATAGAGATATATGGACAAAAATTACATTTAACACGTGGTAAATTAACTTTTCAAGGTCGTTTAGATAATCCATTATTAGATATTGAAGCTTTAAGAAGTGGTGAATTAATTGAAGCTGGTATAAAAGTCACTGGTGCTTTGCAAAATCCTAAGATAGATATAGTTTCTTATCCAGATGTTAGTGATATACAAAAATTATCATGGTTAATTTTTGGTAGAGGTCTTGATAATAGTGGAAGTGATGCTGCATTATTAGTATCTCTTGGGAGTGCTATGATAGGCTCAGGAGAACCTTTATATAAACAATTAGGATTAAGTGATTTAAGTATTAAAAACGGTTTAATAGGTACATATAGTAGTTTGTTACCTGGTTATACTGTAGCTGGTAGCATAAATGATAATTTTGGAAATTTAGCTCACCAATTTTTAACTATAAGTAAAAAATTTAATAATGGAATATCTGTATCTATAGAACAATCATTATCTAGTGAAGATATTATTAGCAAGTTAAGTTATAGTATATTAAAAAATATATCAATTGATATAAAGTGCGGATCTGTAAAAGGTATAGCAATAATTTACAGTAGTTTTTTTAATAATTAA
- the dcd gene encoding dCTP deaminase produces MSIKNDKWIRSAAKNGMINPFEPNQVNCLDNKKIISYGTSSYGYDVRCANEFKIFTNINTVIVDPVSFDQRSFVNIKNDICIIPPNSFALARTIEYFSIPRNILTICLGKSTYARCGIIVNVTPLEPEWEGYITLEFSNTTPLPAKIYAGQGCAQMIFLESDDECETSYADRSGKYQNQIGVTLPKL; encoded by the coding sequence ATGAGTATTAAAAATGATAAATGGATTAGATCAGCAGCTAAAAATGGTATGATAAATCCTTTTGAACCAAATCAAGTTAATTGTTTAGATAATAAAAAAATTATTAGTTATGGTACTAGTAGTTATGGTTATGATGTTAGATGTGCAAATGAATTTAAAATATTTACTAATATAAATACTGTAATAGTAGATCCAGTTTCATTTGATCAAAGATCTTTTGTAAATATTAAGAATGATATATGTATAATTCCACCAAATTCATTTGCTTTAGCTAGAACAATAGAATATTTTTCTATACCACGTAATATTTTAACTATATGCCTTGGTAAAAGTACTTATGCAAGATGTGGAATTATAGTGAATGTTACACCATTAGAACCAGAATGGGAAGGTTACATAACTTTAGAGTTTTCTAATACAACACCGTTACCAGCAAAAATATATGCAGGTCAGGGTTGTGCTCAAATGATTTTTTTAGAAAGTGATGATGAATGTGAAACTTCTTATGCTGATAGATCTGGAAAATATCAAAATCAAATAGGTGTTACACTACCAAAATTATAA